The proteins below are encoded in one region of Candidatus Thiodiazotropha sp. LNASS1:
- a CDS encoding PaaI family thioesterase, whose protein sequence is MFDYMDDATAAKVLEQFPPFRFLGVKVLQLSEDWSRVRLLLPLSRSTMNPGGSMFGGSISALADPIPALAVNRKFPGNSVWTREMSVDFRKPGCSDLELRFDFPDLTIEQIALELREKGRSSPLFNFGLYDTDDRVVAWVCNRVAIRP, encoded by the coding sequence ATGTTCGATTATATGGACGATGCCACGGCTGCAAAGGTTCTTGAACAATTTCCTCCATTCCGTTTTCTTGGTGTGAAGGTATTGCAACTGAGTGAAGATTGGAGCCGGGTAAGACTATTGTTGCCATTGAGCAGATCCACTATGAATCCTGGCGGCAGCATGTTTGGGGGTAGCATATCAGCCTTGGCCGATCCTATCCCGGCGTTGGCTGTAAATCGAAAGTTTCCGGGCAATTCCGTCTGGACACGTGAAATGAGTGTGGATTTCCGTAAACCGGGCTGCAGCGACTTGGAACTCCGTTTTGATTTTCCCGATTTGACAATCGAGCAAATAGCCCTGGAACTAAGGGAAAAAGGACGCAGTAGTCCACTTTTTAATTTCGGCCTGTATGATACTGATGATCGGGTGGTGGCCTGGGTCTGCAACCGTGTTGCTATCAGGCCCTGA
- a CDS encoding tetratricopeptide repeat protein: MSDSMNEMDFELSSGIAAFEGKNFSRAATLLSPLAENGNTEAQYRMAIMAQGGLGMVVNELMAYKFMKAAAEAGHPMAQHGLGFMYLEGECIEQNLTKAVDWFKRAAEQGLAGSQTTLAMMYEEGRGVEKDLDEAKRWYEKAGF; the protein is encoded by the coding sequence ATGAGTGATTCTATGAACGAGATGGATTTTGAACTGAGTAGCGGTATCGCCGCATTTGAAGGAAAGAACTTCTCACGCGCGGCCACCCTGTTATCCCCATTGGCAGAGAATGGTAATACAGAGGCGCAATATCGGATGGCTATCATGGCGCAGGGCGGACTTGGCATGGTTGTCAATGAATTGATGGCATATAAATTCATGAAAGCGGCCGCTGAAGCGGGTCATCCGATGGCTCAACACGGCCTTGGCTTCATGTACCTCGAAGGGGAGTGCATCGAGCAAAATCTGACCAAAGCGGTCGATTGGTTCAAGCGAGCGGCAGAGCAGGGATTAGCGGGTTCACAAACGACACTCGCCATGATGTACGAAGAGGGCCGTGGTGTGGAGAAGGATCTGGATGAGGCCAAACGCTGGTATGAGAAAGCCGGATTTTAA
- the glcF gene encoding glycolate oxidase subunit GlcF encodes MQTRISDRILRTETGREAESILRNCVHCGFCTATCPTYQLLSDELDSPRGRIYQIKLLLEGTQPSASVQQHLDRCLLCRSCETTCPSGVEYGRLMEIGRRHMAQHYHRPLRERLLRWLLRKVIPNKSYFSTLLRLGQRLKPLLPVRVGSTIPDRNSISPTTWPTRNHARKMLILDGCVQPSLAPSINLATAQVLDHLGISLIRTPSAGCCGAVEHHLDDEDAAKQAARRNIDCWRPHLQAGAEALIVTASGCAQMIKDYGYLLANDPEYAEAAKQLANRTRDIAEIIDSEELEPLKEGINNQTRIAFHSSCTLQHGQGLAGCVEGILGRLGYRLTVVQDSHLCCGSAGTYSLLQPGLADELGRRKSQSLHAGKPDIIATANIGCLTHLQKHSTQPVVHWIELLNSDKLTHSDNIENRPTKVE; translated from the coding sequence ATGCAGACCCGTATAAGCGATCGGATACTCAGAACAGAAACGGGACGTGAAGCGGAGTCAATTCTGCGAAACTGCGTCCATTGCGGCTTCTGTACGGCCACCTGCCCGACCTATCAGCTGTTAAGTGACGAGTTGGACAGTCCACGAGGTCGAATCTACCAGATAAAGCTGCTTCTTGAGGGCACACAACCCTCCGCCAGTGTACAGCAACATCTTGACCGTTGTCTGCTGTGCCGCAGTTGTGAGACAACCTGTCCTTCAGGTGTTGAATATGGGCGACTTATGGAGATAGGCCGTCGCCACATGGCGCAACACTACCATAGACCGCTGAGGGAGAGATTACTGCGTTGGCTGTTACGCAAAGTGATACCGAATAAAAGTTATTTCTCAACACTTTTACGGCTTGGTCAAAGATTGAAACCCCTGCTTCCGGTAAGAGTTGGCAGCACCATTCCGGACAGAAACAGCATATCCCCCACGACCTGGCCGACACGGAATCATGCGCGAAAAATGCTGATCCTCGACGGTTGCGTACAGCCATCACTGGCGCCATCGATCAATCTTGCCACAGCCCAGGTACTTGATCATTTGGGCATCAGTCTCATTCGTACGCCATCTGCGGGCTGTTGTGGTGCTGTCGAGCATCACCTGGATGATGAGGATGCCGCAAAACAGGCTGCCAGACGCAATATCGATTGTTGGCGGCCGCATTTACAGGCGGGTGCCGAAGCCCTTATCGTTACTGCCAGCGGGTGTGCCCAGATGATTAAGGACTATGGCTATTTACTGGCAAATGACCCCGAGTATGCCGAAGCGGCCAAGCAACTGGCGAATCGCACCCGGGATATTGCAGAAATCATCGATAGCGAGGAGCTTGAGCCACTGAAGGAAGGGATCAATAATCAAACCCGAATCGCCTTCCATTCTTCATGTACCCTGCAGCATGGTCAGGGTCTGGCAGGCTGCGTCGAGGGCATCCTGGGCCGTCTTGGTTACCGTCTGACCGTGGTGCAGGATTCCCATCTATGCTGCGGCTCAGCGGGCACCTACTCGCTGTTGCAACCCGGACTGGCTGATGAGTTGGGCCGGCGAAAGAGCCAATCACTGCATGCCGGCAAGCCTGATATCATTGCCACCGCCAACATCGGATGCCTAACCCATCTACAAAAACACTCCACTCAACCCGTTGTCCATTGGATTGAGCTTTTAAACAGTGACAAATTGACACATTCCGACAATATCGAAAACCGTCCCACAAAAGTCGAGTAG
- a CDS encoding glutathione S-transferase family protein, whose protein sequence is MNIKLVSFLLCPFVQRSVILLEKKQIRYQLEYIDLEQPPAWFRRLSPMGKVPLMMVNGAVLFESAVILDFLDESFLPRFHPSDNLKRAQHKAWIEFGSSLLVAQHGMALAQDMEAMLEKKDRLENELLHLLPPLEQGLFGDAVRFSLVDAAYAPLFMRLDLLAQINPSLNIQYPGPVAEWAERLSSLPCVKGSVVDDFPQQYRGYLEKKGAWLVMADRP, encoded by the coding sequence GTGAACATAAAACTGGTCAGCTTCCTTTTATGCCCATTTGTACAGCGATCCGTTATTCTGCTTGAGAAAAAGCAGATTCGGTATCAGCTGGAGTATATCGATCTTGAGCAGCCGCCGGCATGGTTTCGCCGGCTTTCACCAATGGGGAAGGTGCCGCTGATGATGGTCAATGGTGCAGTGCTGTTTGAATCGGCAGTCATTCTCGATTTCCTCGACGAGAGCTTTTTACCCAGGTTCCACCCGAGCGATAACCTGAAAAGGGCACAGCACAAGGCCTGGATTGAGTTCGGTTCCAGCCTGCTGGTGGCACAGCATGGTATGGCATTGGCTCAGGATATGGAGGCAATGTTGGAGAAAAAGGATCGTCTGGAAAATGAGTTGCTTCACTTGCTGCCACCCCTGGAACAGGGGCTGTTTGGCGATGCAGTCCGTTTTTCCCTGGTTGACGCGGCCTATGCACCCCTCTTCATGCGGCTCGATCTGCTGGCACAAATCAATCCATCGCTGAACATTCAATATCCAGGGCCTGTGGCCGAATGGGCAGAGAGGCTCTCCTCTCTGCCATGTGTCAAAGGGTCTGTAGTCGATGATTTTCCCCAACAATATCGAGGCTACCTGGAGAAAAAGGGGGCCTGGTTGGTTATGGCAGACAGGCCCTAA
- a CDS encoding thiol:disulfide interchange protein DsbA/DsbL, with protein MPWNYRILILLPLLIFHTAYADWGEGYDPIDPPIATTAPDGKIEVIEFFWYGCPHCYQMEPQLEAWLKSKPENVSFIRVPAPLNNKWTVHAQFFYAAEILGLTEKLHIPLFEALHDEKRRLYDKDSLIGFAVEQGVEKQKFIDALNSFGVYVKVQNAKKLGQRYQLDGVPAIGINGKYKTSGSLAGSYSKMFEIVSQLVAKESKTTP; from the coding sequence ATGCCCTGGAACTATCGAATCTTAATACTTCTGCCCCTGTTGATATTCCATACCGCTTATGCCGATTGGGGAGAGGGCTACGACCCTATAGATCCCCCCATCGCCACAACCGCTCCTGACGGCAAGATAGAGGTGATCGAGTTTTTCTGGTACGGATGCCCCCACTGTTATCAGATGGAGCCTCAGCTCGAGGCATGGCTGAAGAGCAAACCGGAAAATGTATCATTTATTCGTGTACCTGCACCATTGAACAATAAATGGACAGTTCATGCCCAGTTTTTCTACGCAGCCGAGATTCTGGGATTGACGGAAAAGCTCCATATACCGTTATTCGAGGCGCTTCACGATGAAAAGCGTAGACTTTACGACAAAGATTCACTTATCGGGTTTGCCGTCGAACAGGGTGTGGAAAAGCAGAAATTTATCGATGCCTTAAACTCATTCGGCGTCTATGTGAAAGTACAAAATGCGAAAAAATTGGGGCAGCGCTATCAATTGGACGGCGTACCGGCGATCGGCATCAATGGGAAATACAAAACCAGCGGAAGTTTGGCTGGCAGTTATAGCAAGATGTTTGAGATCGTCTCTCAATTGGTCGCCAAAGAGTCCAAAACCACACCTTAG